The following is a genomic window from Anas acuta chromosome 3, bAnaAcu1.1, whole genome shotgun sequence.
TAACAgtctatttaaacaaaatattcagttGATGTTTTATTATACTGTCATTACCTTGCCTTTCATAAGCCCACCActctttatttattaatatcttAGCCTGCAAGGTTTATAGATCAGATGATAAAACAGATTCAGTGGTTGTACAGACCTGTGTATTTTGGGAATCTGAAAGAACTTTGAAAGCACTGAGCACTAAAATACAAACCACGCAAATTGTTATTTGGTCTGTTATTTCTTCAAACATTGTAGATATACAGCAATGGAGTAAGAAGTTCAGTTTAGGTGGCACATCCAAAAGCAGCAGGTCACTATCATGCTCCTGGGGAAGACGCAGATTTTATCCAGTCGGGATACGATTGTAACCAAGTAACTCCTACACTGTAAATCCCACAGCTCCATGCTGTATGGAAGAGCTCTAGTTTCTTGCCAAGTTTACTTTCCTGTTTGGACCGGAAGTCATCTCCCTAACAATACTTcgattttatttaaatcatttctTATCACAGTAATCTTCCAGAAGCAAAGATGATCTTCTAAAAGACAGCAGCTTTCAATTTATAAGTTTATGTTTCTTATACTTTCCAAGACCTCATCATGGAACCAGCTTTCAGTAAACACACTAGAGTTTTGCAAAGCCTCAAAAAGACGCTTGTAGTCTTCTGGGTATAAATTACCTGTTACAACATCTGTTGGAATTTCTAGTGCTTTCAGTAATTGGCCACTATTGTCCAAGCTCCatgaactgaaacaaacaaacaaacaaattataaTGGAGCATTTCTCCCTGTGAAGAAACAGTATCTGAAGGTCAATTTCATCCTTTCACAGCTTCCACAAGTTAACAACTTCTCCCTATGACACAAGTTATTTTCAATCAtactacaaacagaaaaacttctACTAAGAAGCCATGCAAATACCCAATAATACCCCCAGCACACACGCAGAGGATATCAAACCACATAACCCACCCCATTAGAGGGTTAGCTCCCTCGGtcccctcctccagctgcacaaCAATAGACATTCCTGTCCTAGACAATAGACAAACCCCTATCCCAGCTGTCAGCAACCGACATTACTGCATAAAAGGGGGTTGCTCTTCAGTTCCTGGGGAATTAAAGCCAAGGTCATCTTCAGGAGGATGGCTGAGTACAGCATGAGGTAGCGTGGTTTAAACCTCACAGGTATTTTCTTCTATATATAAACAGATCTATAAACTGTCTCCACATTCACATCACTGCTATGAAAACTGGGCCTTTTATAAATGTGCATATACATTAACTATTTCCCAGACAAGAAAAGGGgatataaatatacaaaagatGCACATTAGAAGCCTTCAAGGTTAGCTCCACTTCCTGGCTGAAAGATCAAGTGGAGACTAGATAAACCACTGAGctttaagaaagaaatccatTAAGGCTCTCtgcacaggattttttttgtgtgtgtcccATCCCCTTACatccccccacctcctccctggAAATTAGCATCCATTAACCCCTACcaataaatgagaaatatgttaattattttcatcAACAACTTGAAGTCAATACTTCAGAGAATACAAACACTTCACATTTATGGGAACAGAAATCTAGTGATCGTACTGCCAAGTGAGTAGCTCCAATGTCATATCAAAGggaataaataattaaagagaGCTGCATAATTGGTAAATAAGTCCAAAGTCTAATTTTTGAATGCAGTAACAGAAAGCCATGTGAGGACATCCCCACTCAACCTTCAATAACCTTCAGCTATTTTCATTAGCACTGCTTTGATGTTTCTTATAATCCAAAACTCTTCTGCAGCGTTTTAATTTTTATACCTGCAAAGACTCGGTGACTTTATTGTTATGTCTAAACTGAGTAAAAATTTCTTGCAGGTACACAAGCTCACCTCCATTAGGTGTGCAGTGAATGTCTGTAATTCCAAAGTCTACGTACTTGCCTACCTTCCTGCCAAACCTCAAGTTTTTATCCTGTATGGATAAAGTCCAGGTACCCAAAACATTGTACTTGGgctgaaaaaatgaagtgttctTTTCTACACATAGGTAATTCAAAAAGATGCTGAATTTCatctaaaataaatactgctctgagaaagtatttcagcattttccctttatttctttaGGAAACATATAAAAACTTGAAACACTTCCATACTTACTTTAATCTATCAGTAAGTCTAGATTTGCGTTTAGCAAGACACTGCTTCACCATGAAAATGAAGGTAGCTGAATTTGTGGGCTTCAAGCCTTCTGAAAATAGATCTCGCTGGGGAGTCAGTCGTACCAAACATAAATGGTCATTTGGCAGCcactgcaagaaaaacaaaataagtcaTTGAAAATTAGTCATTTTTAAGACACTGCCTGTCTTTTTCTAAGAGAAAGCATTTCAACTGGGCCAGCAGTAACACTTCTTAGAGTTTTAGAAGGTAAAAAGATAATGACATTGAAAGCGGAAGCTATCAAATTTTGTTCTGTAACTAAGATAgctttaccttttttcttttttatttttttaaacaggaaacgAAATAGGAAATCAAGCAGATACACTAtgacataattttaattttttaagattGTGTTTTCTTAGTTGAAATAGACAATACAGGCTTTGAGATCCAGACTTCCAGCACTTAACTAGCACACAGAATGTACATTGGACATGTGAACAACCACTTTGATCAAAACCAGCAGCATACTGACTATGTTATTAATCATGGTAACAGCTTTTGTATTCAAGCTGGTAGATGTGACCCTgacattaaatttaaataagattttacCTGTTCACATGTCCTCATgatatttatttactgtatttttttcctcatcataTAGACACTAGTTTATCTCAGTTTTTAAGATTGGAGCAATCCTTCACCCTCTTCATCTTCTACATGCTGCCCATGAGTTTTAATTggaacacttaaaaaaaaatgcactatTCACAGCCAAAAGATACATGTGTGAACACTgttataaagttatttttaatctttaattaaaGGGGCTTAGCTGCAtctctgaaagaagaaaatgatcttACCATGCTCTTTGAAACTGCCAGTCCCTTGTTTTTCAAATTAGTTACAAAGGATGACCAGGGCTCCTATGAGAAGAAGCGAACATTACAGAAATGAAGTGCTTTGTtagaatttagaaaaacatttaccATCAATCCTATCAAATTCAAAGCATACTCCATTctaaactttgttttaaaaccatgTAAATACATTagtaatatatatgtatatataagttCAAGTAACATACACAAAAAGGCAAGACGGAAAATGCTATTTAGCCATGCTCCTGACAAAGTATCTGAGTAGCACTGCTAAAACTATAATCAAATAGCTTTTGAATATATTACCATGCATAACTGGGACTGCTCATTGGTTTCAAATTGAAAATTTGAACCAAAgctaaaaactgaaaagaaacaccTGACCATAAGATCTGCTGTACTGAGTCTGAATAGAAGTCTCACCAGCCCAACAACTTGACTCCAAGAAGCAGCTACAAGCAGATGCAAGGCAGGCAGTGTATGACCAGGCCATGCCTATATAATTGTTCCTTGAGCATCATCGTATTCTTCAACCTCATCATATTTAGAAATGTCCTCTCTATACCTCATGTTACAAGCCATTTGGAGGACAACAGATAATGAAACTTACGATTTTAGATCAGCATAGCATTTAAACTATGAAAGAAGCTCCTAGAAAAAATAgggcacaaacaaacaaaatcttaaaaGAGTAAAGCGAGTGGAAGCTAATGAACAACttcaaaaaactttttaaaacgTAGCGCATTTGACAAGATAAGATGATTCTTGACTAGCATGAGAAGCAGGCTTGCTTTGCAAGTAGAAGcactaaaactgaaaaagtatttctacTGAAAATTGCTCAGGAAGGTGAAAGCACACATGATGCCAAAACACAGAGGACATAAAGAGCAGACTCTGACAGATTGGAAGAGCAGCCTAAATCTCACACAACACCTAGCAAGACAGAAAAGACTTGTCCATATCCAGAAGTTTTCAGTAGTGCTCTACTAATTTCAACATCAAATTACCTTCCAATTTGATTACAATAGCAAAACCAGTACAAACCCTTTTGTATATGCACATTTATAGCATGAGACCGTGTCATTTGGTACAACAAACTTACCATATGCAGTAGCTGAATTTCACATCCTACTTGGCAAAGCACAGAAAGTGCTTGATAAGCCCTCGATTCCCCAGGCTTTGCTGTTAATACCTAACAAAATGTCAAAGCAGAAACATCtttgttgaaaaaaacaaaaaaaacaaaaaaaacaagactgcTTCTTTATCTAAGAAAATCCTTATAAACTTAACTATGAATTTCTTACCACCTGTTAAGTCTGAAATTCCAAGACTAAGTTACATTACACCCCCAGTTTCTGTCATTTTAGTACGCTTATTAGAAAATGCAATTAGAAGACGTTATGGCAATCTAAGTATTGTTTTGCAGCGATTATTTGGATAACTGAGTAGGAATCTTCAGCTTACACTTTCAGGCCCCTTTTAAGGCAGAGAAAAGTTTCACACAATAGAGAAAGATTgatcacattttgttttaaaactgtaatgTGGGTAGAGTTCATAGCCTAAGTTCTTCCCCACTGATAAGAGAATATTCCCATTAAGACACACAGAGTAAGCCAACCATCTCCCTGAACATTCAGCACCTTGCAGTCATCCTCCTGATGTTACAGTATTACACATTAGACAActcagtgaaacaaaacaaaacaaaaagaaaccccCGTACACAGTTATGTGCAAACAGAGCAAAGAAGTCACAAAATGAAGATTTAACTTATCATAGATTTAGGAATTAACAGTGCCCACTGAAAAACAGTCCCAATTACTTTTACTTTGGTACACAATACTCATTTAAGAGGATTCACAATAAACACAGAAACgttaattaaaaattacactAAAATGACTATGCTGCCCTCTCTTTGTTCAAACGTCTAGCCAGTAAAAATGTAACAAGCAGATACATAGGTATCCAGCCTATCATTTTGCAAGAGAACATACATAGACTTTAATTTTTTCCAGTAGGGTGACAGAACACAGCTTGTGTTGGCACACCTGGAAGTCTTTCCTTACCTTGAGTAACTCAAGGTTAGTACCTTTACAAATctcagtttcaaaaaaaaaaaaaaagaaaaaagtagccTTGAACTAAAAGTACAATTCTAAAAGTTTGAGACAGCACAAATTAGGAGCACATAGTCCAGAAAGCTGTTCTGTCCCTCAGCATACAGAACTTTAATAAAAAGGCGTATAATTTACTCATATTTtgtctcaatatttttttccagaactgcaTGCAAAGTTTGCTCAAGTGGACAAGTGCATAAAATCGAGCATGCAATTTAGTAACTGAATACTCTTTAAGAGAACTTGTCAATTCCCTCTTCACTGACCTGCAGTTAGGAACTGATTTTGTTGCAAAAGCATGTTACAGCATTTAAGCACATCAGAAGttgtaagattttaaaattctgtccagaaaaaaaaaaatcactagcaAAAAGACTAACTATGCAATGTAACTGTTTGGGTGAACTGTGAAGCACTACTTATTCTCTACTACCTTCAAGATCTCTTGCACATACCTTGTACTCTTTTTCACTTATAAAGATGTTGAGCTCTACTCTTCCATATCTGAATATGGAACTGCATTCATACAGGATAAAAAGCAGCCTCCAAAGtgtgttcctttcctttttttgtggcaAGATTCCAAAAATTTTCACAGGTACATCTGTTTCAATAGTGTGCAAAAGTAACTTTAAAATTTTGCAATATGTACTGGAAAATCTCATTAATGCTAACGTGTAGTTtacaaacaaataagaaaaaaagtcagctcATTTTATTCAAGAATGAATAAAATTCAAGCTTTATTCAAAGCTAAGCCTTGTTTGCATTAGACTAAGCCTTTATTACAATAAGCAAATAGCTGAGATTTCATATTGCCATTTTTTGGAGCTATTACGGATCTACCtaaataaagctgaaatttaGGAAATGATCAAATGATACCCATGAATGCAATACATGTATTAAGATAGAGCATACACCTCAAGACCCAAAGATTTTTCCAAACCGCCCATGCAGCCTTCAAATGTGTTTATAACATGTGCAATCTCATACACATACCTGCTCTCCAAGGAACTGCTGCTACACCCATGGCTTCAAAAAGCTTGTCAGAACACACAGCAGGCGGTTTCACTGTTCCAGTGACCAAAGGATCCAGTCTGAAGAAGTCACCATAAATCACCTTTAATTGTCCATCCAGGCTGTTCTCTAAGGACTGAACCAAATTAAGTTTCAGTTGAAGAATGCAGTAAACTGCCTTACAAAACACTCAACCAAGACATGAAGTTGTTCAAGCACTAGAAAAAGACAGACTTCAGAGTTGGGTCTTATAACtgacaggaaaaataacttcCTTTATTATGCAAGGCGTTTCTGTGCTGCTCGGCTGGAGCTTTAAACCCCTCCCCATACTAGTAGTATGTTctgcagtgttttgaaaaaaataaaaaaaatacatattaaactGAGCAAACCACTACATTTAGTAATTTCCAGCTGAAATTCTTCATATACACAGCGAATGAGAGACTTAGGCACAAAACATGCCTTTTATGCACATTTTTAAAGAGGTTAGAGTCTTAAGCTCCTAATCTCTGCTTTACTGTAACACCTGCCTTCTGTGCAACTTCTAAGGCTCTGTCTGACCACCTCTGAAAGCACACAGTGTTAAGGTGAACACAAGAGTTAACACCTGTTGGTCTTCATATTGCCAGCCAGCCACAAGACAATAGATTAACTAATACCGTGAGACAATAAGAATAACCAAGAGGATCTTTACAGGTTTTTGGAAGCTACACGTGGACATCCTGCCTAAACATACACAATTACAATGACTCTGCTTAATACTAGCCTCAAAAATTTATATATGAAACTATGAACTTGAATTTGCACATACTCAAGATGTCAAATTAATTGGTTATAAAATAGTCAGGCTGCTGCTGACTGTTCAGTGTAAAACCAAACAATACTTACTATTATTAAGCATTATTTCAGATGTTGTAAGTAACAATGACTGGCTAATTCCTTTTTGATCCCACAGTTACTATGTATTTTGTAATTAATGTCTCATTTTCctcttaattaaaattttagaaaCATGCTACCAAACCAAAAGCGTACCTGTAAGTTTGGAAGGAAAGCTGGGTGACTTTCTAGAGCTACCACTCTAACACCTGCATTGAGTAGAGTCCGGGTCAAGATTCCAGGCCCTGTaaagaggaggggggagggggggaaatacgcatttttaaaaccaatttcCCTTGAGTGATTTTTCCAGCACAACAGTTGGGGTATAGCACTTTCAAAAAGGAGGTAACTCATGTCGCTTGTTTCAAAAtaacagtttgaaaacaaatttgcaCAGTGTCCCTTAGATTACTGAGTGAGTTGCAGTAAGCACAGTGTTACAGTTTGATGCAGAGGGCCATTAGTTGTATCTCAAATACCTTCCCCGCTTTTTCTGCTGCCAAATGAAGCAGCCTTTGGAACCTTACCCACATTACCCCTACAGGTAGCACACCCTCCACGGAGCGTGGCACACAAGCATTAAGCAATTACGAGCGGCAGCCGTCTGAAGGGCCCGCACCCCTATGCCTGCCGTTAGCGGCAGCGACCAAGCCCGCCTCCAAACCCCAGGCCCCTCACCGCGGG
Proteins encoded in this region:
- the TFB2M gene encoding dimethyladenosine transferase 2, mitochondrial, whose protein sequence is MRPARAPPGCGRLLAAGLRPLLGCPRPVPPPPPPGRGVAGRWPSPGLRVPEAAEAERLVQEARRAGGPLRRFIACPRLARTVQRCLGAARGPQPVVLECGPGPGILTRTLLNAGVRVVALESHPAFLPNLQSLENSLDGQLKVIYGDFFRLDPLVTGTVKPPAVCSDKLFEAMGVAAVPWRADVPVKIFGILPQKKERNTLWRLLFILYECSSIFRYGRVELNIFISEKEYKVLTAKPGESRAYQALSVLCQVGCEIQLLHMEPWSSFVTNLKNKGLAVSKSMWLPNDHLCLVRLTPQRDLFSEGLKPTNSATFIFMVKQCLAKRKSRLTDRLNSWSLDNSGQLLKALEIPTDVVTGNLYPEDYKRLFEALQNSSVFTESWFHDEVLESIRNINL